The genomic segment aaaaatattgaatttgggTAGGGATTATCTATACCCGGTAAAAATAATCATGTAATACAATTGGACGCGCATGACACAAGTTATtactacaaaagaaaaaattaagaaatattcaaaataaataaataaatagtatgggTCTACTTTANNNNNNNNNNNNNNNNNNNNNNNNNNNNNNNNNNNNNNNNNNNNNNNNNNATGTATTAACTATATAGCTATCTTCATGTTATCATTGAGGGTATACAATTTGTTACCAAAGTGTTGGTTGTTTAATGCATAGACCTTTTACTCATAGACTGACCAATTGTATaccaaatagtatttttattttctaatactgacaataaaaatttttttgaataaattcataatagccaatttgtgaatctgattataagaacaatttggatggtaaaaacatttatctaagtcgaatagtttattttaaaaaatcaatatttttttgattaaagtaatttgaaatgcaataactttaaaaaaaatattattttcaaaaatttgttaACATGGGTAGATttcttaaaactatttactaattatataattttaacaatttttgtcatatgtTTAAGTATTCTGTAATATATACCAAAGAGTTTAATACAAGAACTTGGGCAGTAGTGTAGGTAGGAATTAGCCAAGACAGGTGTTGTAAACATATGATTAGAGCACAGATTTGCTATATGCATTTGTTATATGTGTCCAAATATgcaagaaaaaaattcataatttaatagtttataaatgttaataactcaaaaataatttaaaacaaattaaataacttataattataattatgggtatttacttaataaacaaaaaaatgtgtaatgtataattatatattattaaaatgaataaagtgcttgacaaaatgttattttatacattttttaaaatctttgctTAAATAtgctttacatttttatttttgaaaaatatgcaataaccattaaatatacagtaatatacaataacaaaattgCCATTATCTTGAAACTATtagagttaataaattaatattggtgACAAAAATccgaaaaaaaaaggaaaaaatatgcatttgatatcaattatacgaaaaaaaaaggttttaatgtttcaaatcgattattaattatgtttttcaaacttaaataccTTTTTTGAAGTTTCGATGATaaagtttcttagttatgactgtagcgtTCTCGGTTGTATGTTGTAATGGTAATGTTGTACATTAATAGTAAGACGGAGAGACACATGTGGGTGCAACGTCCTCTTAAGCATCCCAGTTCACCATCACTGGTtgttcgtttccagtccattcTAACTTAATCATAATGTTAACATGGTATAAGATTTCTTAGATATCAGCTTCAATATctcaatgtatatttaatagggCCGAACcagttatcaatattttttagaaatgcctatattatagactctataacaacaaaatattgatacCTATGATGTCCCCTCCGAAAggataagaaattatttataaaaacactaccactaaaaacatttataaggGAGATTTAACCATTGCCACCCACTATATTCATCCttatatacagtaaataattttagaataaactAGTAtgccattataataaaataaaaaaaaaggatttaaaaattaacttggcTTATGAACTAGGTACTggagtatatttaatttgttacgtaatttgaattttttgttcaataaattatgttacatGGGAATAAATATTGTGCAAATGGTTAATCTCCGTGTGGCGATACCATATAAAAAAGGTATTCATTTGTATCTtggcttaaatttaaaaatatatataaatatatgtatataacaattgAGACTCTTGATACAAGATACATAGCTTACATCTGTGCGCGCCGATACAAAACTATCTACTGACGAACGACAATCATCAAACTTTAATGTTTCACCCATTTCCATTTTGTTGAACACGAAATAATACTGACCtctaaattaagaaaaaatatataatataattaactgcaACTtacataagttatataaatacaaatattaaatcctTACTTGATCTAAAAAAGTAATTGACACTGATCTTGCAATGAATAAGCAGAATCCACTAGCAGTTGAAGTTCCTTACAAAATTGAGAATCTTCAGTGGACATAAGTTTATTGGATAccattatattgaattattgctAGAAAATGCTGTCAATGCATCTTCCCAAAATGATATACTGCATGCTAAAGATTCCAttccttagaaaaaaaaaacNNNNNNNNNNNNNNNNNNNNNNNNNNNNNNNNNNNNNNNNNNNNNNNNNNNNNNNNNNNNNNNNNNNNNNNNNNNNNNNNNNNNNNNNNNNNNNNNNNNNNNNNNNNNNNNNNNNNNNNNNNNNNNNNNNNNNNNNNNNNNNNNNNNNNNNNNNNNNNNNNNNNNNNNNNNNNNNNNNNNNNNNNNNNNNNNNNNNNNNNNNNNNNNNNNNNNNNNNNNNNNNNNNNNNNNNNNNNNNNNNNNNNNNNNNNNNNNNNNNNNNNNNNNNNNNNNNNNNNNNNNNNNNNNNNNNNNNNNNNNNNNNNNNNNNNNNNNNNNNNNNNNNNNNNNNNNNNNNNNNNNNNNNNNNNNNNNNNNNNNNNNNNNNNNNNNNNNNNNNNNNNNNNNNNNNNNNNNNNNNNNNNNNNNNNNNNNNNNNNNNNNNNNNNNNNNNNNNNNNNNNNNNNNNNNNNNNNNNNNNNNNNNNNNNNNNNNNNNNNNNNNNNNNNNNNNNNNNNNNNNNNNNNNNNNNNNNNNNNNNNNNNNNNNNNNNNNNNNNNNNNNNNNNNNNNNNNNNNNNNNNNNNNNNNNNNNNNNNNNNNNNNNNNNNNNNNNNNNNNNNNNNNNNNNNNNNNNNNNNNNNNNNNNNNNNNNNNNNNNNNNNNNNNNNNNNNNNNNNNNNNNNNNNNNNNNNNNNNNNNNNNNNNNNNNNNNNNNNNNNNNNNNNNNNNNNNNNNNNNNNNNNNNNNNNNNNNNNNNNNNNNNNNNNNNNNNNNNNNNNNNNNNNNNNNNNNNNNNNNNNNNNNNNNNNNNNNNNNNNNNNNNNNNNNNNNNNNNNNNNCTAAATGATTCGACTATCGTAAAAACAACATACGAatacagataaagttcttaccatcaagtttcataatggAATAATTTACTCTAATTAACTTACAAAGCTAAAAATGATATTCTGAACCAAGGCttcaaaacgttattataacgttataatttataacgctataacagaaaaaaaattaaaaacataaacgaaatcaataaacgaaaaacgaaaaaaattgaataacattaaacataatatatcattaatcataattcatgattaaaattaacaataaacgtatttgtaacgtaaaaaaattgcaaataacgttatttgaaataacgtttgtgattttttttttacattgaccccaatataatttttttttttaaatcttttagtTATGAACAATTCAAAGTTCGCTAACCTgtgttgacaataatttatattttccgaaTTATTTTATCGcaggtttatttataaatattgaattcattactttataagtaaatttaatattcaactaataataaaattattatccgtTTATGTTCGATTTAATTGGTGAAAAAAATGCGGGCGTGTTATTTGgagtataatttgatataatttcaagTTGCTATTGTTGTTTAGTTAGTTGTAGATTTATCGTCAAATTGTCATTAACTACCTTTCGTCTAATCGTCTatggtgtatacctacttaatagtttaACTGATAATGGTTAACTGATCAGTTAGTTCCTTGCTAAACACTCTAGGAAGattgaaaataggtaatgtaacctggccaacaaattctactaatataattagtatattatattatattatattatattatttcataattcttaaataacaGTGTGGATAATTATGGCAAAAATAAcagtagaatttattataaaaaaaaaacaattccttatttatttttaaattataacgtttaacaaaaacgaaaaattaaaataacgtttaaaaactgaataacgtTAAACGGAAAAATCAAATAACGTTTCAACGTACAATaacgttaaacattaaaattgtataacgtttcAACGTACAATAACGTTAaacactaaaattgtataacgtttaaatacccaaaaacggaaaaacgatatttttttagaatttaagccCTGTTCTGAacataaatttgctatgttacacacttgtaagacggagacaatacatgCGGGTGTAGTGTCTTGTTAAACGAGACCAACTAAACTATTATGACATTACTTACCCATTACCCCTAGTTGTGGAGGTGCAGTTTACTTAACTTCTGAGGATTTACAATGACTTGGATAATCTTGAGTTGAAGATAATACAGATGTTTGCCGATTGGTGGATTTGATGCTTGGACTTTGTGATCTATGGCTAGTTCTAAAAATTCGAAAACTAGATACtgaaacataaaacataaaaataaaaataatatgtaattatttgtttaaataaatattttaatttacctgaAGGTACATCAACATTAGCTTTTCTCTTGTCGtaggaataattttttataactggTGCAGATTCTCGAGAATACTTTCTTCGTTTCCAATAGTTTCCTAATACCACTATTAATGTAGTACTTATAACTAATCCCATGGATATGGAAACACGGAAACCCTGTAATAGAAATAagacttacatatttttaatttcttcatttaattttcttaacatgTCAAAAAGGTAAGAGCTTTATTTAAAGtagatttttctttaataagtaataaagttaaacataaatcatgtatttttttttgtcaattttaatgttgataatttttgtacactaaacatattatcaattctaacattattacaatttatagatgagttaatatttagtagtatataggtacatatagtatatacattttcaagtgataattgagtgtatttttttttttttaatttgtttttatacttcAAGAAAGTAATGGGCCCCACTTAACatgttcaatttaattttatgatgttaaaaataaatctatatagatacaaatttaaaaacttaatattgaATGTATCAAAAGTTTGGTTGATAAGTTTATGCAAGcaacaaaactattttacttggtcaatattaatttaaatcaatagtaTTTGTTTCATGGTTTGTTTGTAACGTTTCatcaaaaacgttattcaaatctttgtagataaaaaaaaaatgtattcattatttaaaaactatataggtataacaaaaaaaaacctcgCAAATTACACTATACCTAATAACCTATACATAAGCCATCCTATCAAGGTACAAGCAttataaggaattaaaaaaaacaaaaaaaatcatacatttacaATTCTAACCAACttatctatttaataattattatttatgcatatctaactattaaaaaatgataggtataaaaaaaaactatattgtaagcCATAATaggattggaaatttaatttggcagatcaattatttttttggctacttaacaaatattcataaatgtaCCTATCTGTTCCATTTAATGTGTGTTCAActgatattgatattaattatttcaataaaaatatacaaactattaataaaataaaagcataatttacaatttataaatcgaatcattttgatataaaaatatatacctatgcataaatatgaatatgtaaattaaaaaagtgtcatttaaaacaaatactttagataacttaattatttatgaactaattattatgtaaaacaatttaatattaatatttgtattatatattattatactaatttatttaagtacctatttaagtcggtataacatttaaatattggaTACCtcttaggtaatacaatttaaggtgtcataactatatatatttatatcaggtataaacaatttaaaatacaaaacaagttACCAGGTCCAAAACCTACTGGCTTCAGttttatagtatacctaattataccTACACCTACTTTATTTtggtagaaatataaaaatatcttttcatATTTATTGTTAGAAAAAAGAAtaactgataatttaaaatattatggtatagccgtataggtagtCTATCCAGAATAAGAGCACACCAGATTTACgtagcaaaaccggttttgACCATGGCCGTCTGGTATCGTCTTATTCTAAATAgagtatattaatatcaaaataaaatataatcaatagttaATGTTGGGTAGAAAAAATAGCTGTTGCTTGAAGGAATGCAAttaatgtattcaatattggTAGCTGTTATCAAAATAATCGCATCAATTAACAAGACTATAAAAATACTGGCTAATTGGTAGGTAAaggtaatatgaattattatagtttttttagttatttgtataatacctagattaattaataaattacaatagtaacaaatataaaaaaaaaatacctacagtGATATAGTGATAAGaatttacatgaaataaaaatattgcaaataaataGTTGTTATGAAATCAACAATAGCTACTAAGTATTAACTTactattaaattgatttgtgtATATACACAATcaaaattactatataaaattgtcGACAAGTATTATGGATcggtttttctatttttcaccAACTACGAATAATGTACCTAAGTAGATTTTCTTATTCAAAATACTGGTGAATTTGTTTCACTCAAAGGAATAAATTGTTTCACGGCACCTAATGTAATAGCACAGATAATAGCTCTATACGAGTCAAGCGCAGctgttctaaaaatgtaaaataatgtaacaaaCGTGTATATAAAAGTTCGAGATACGACTGACTTACACGTTCCGAGATGTGCTTTCGCAAGATCCCCGTGAGTTTGGTCAGCGGGTACAGGACCAGGGCAGATTTTTTGCCCATAGTTCGGAGTCCGATGGATTACAACTGGCGCACGACGACGTTTTGCACATAATTTATGGAAACACGAAACATATTAAAggaaataatgtacaatatcgACCGTTGTGTAACGTACTCAGTGTACGTCAAAACCCTGAACAAAATAACGACAATATCGTTAGGTCGACGGGAAAATTTAACGACGACCGCCGAACACAGTGTGAGGACGTCGCGCCGGAGCGGTATGCGGTTCTCACTCGCACTCGCCGAGACGTAAGCGAACCGAGTGGGTTATCACGTCTTATCACTATCACGAGAATGCGGATCCGCGATAACGCCGCTAATCACAACTCCGGTAACCGCGGCGGTGGTGTCGGACGTACGATAACAGTCGCCGAGTCGTGATAACGTTTCGATGCGTCCGCCGCTCGCACACGCACACCGCGTTAGAACTTAACAATTGCAGAGGCGGACGACCGgatcaaaaatttcaaattcaactCCATTCAGACTTCTAATTTCGAATAATTTTGATTACCATAGTTAGTAGTTACTCAGTGCATTCAATTGTTCACTTTGCATGTACCTGGCTAGTTGATTTATCAGTGGTGTGAGACGTGTGCAACAATCCGACCTCACCTGAAGTGCTATCGTTTGGCAAACTGAGAAAACGGTACCCGCCGGCCACCACTGTTGACATTATTAATAAGACGGGCAGCGCCAAACTACAGTCCagttaaacgaaaaataatacataatataataattaactagtaCATATGTGACTTTGGTAGTAGTGATTATACTGTGTGTATTAGGCAGAATGTTGGTTAGTAGACGTATTGGCTGTGCGCATTACCTAGTCGTgaacaggggcggactggggtAAAAAATCGGCCCGGGCGATCATAGGTAAAGGcccaaaaattacataaatatacattttttaatggcaatagctatcattaatattaagcaAACCAAGCTACAGTTTTATAGATTGcataaagtaagtacctattgataaaataatcacgaTCCACTGGCCCAATAAACCTGCGAGGGCCCGCAATCATAACAGCCCAGGGGGCGATCACCCACTTGCCCTTCGgtccagtccgcccctggtcgTGAATGTGCTAGGGCTACGGTCGGCAACCAGTAGATAGGATGCTATATTTTACATAGCAAAACCGGTTTTGACCGTGGCCGTCTGGTATCGTCTTATTCTAAATAgagtatattaatatcaaaataaaatataatcaatagttaATGTTGGGTAGAAAAAATAGCTGTTGCTTGAAGGAATGCAAttaatgtattcaatattggTAGCTGTTATCAAAATAATCGCATCAATTAACAAGACTATAAAAATACTGGCTAATTGGTAGGTAAaggtaatatgaattattatagtttttttttagttatatgtataatgcctagattatttaataaattaaaatagtaacaattataaaaaaaaaaatacctacagtTATATAGTGATAAGAATttacaagaaataaaaaatattgcaaacaAGTAATTGTTATGAAATCAACAATAGCTACtaagtattaacattattattattaacttgtattttttatttatttttaattgattatttattaatattttttaaacgatttaaaaaagAGGGTGTGGGGGATATAGCCCCGTGGGCCGTGGCTCGATAACGTTCAACAAGCTCGCTTGAACACTACTCGGCGCGTCGTGTAACTTATCATTATTGTGGAAAAGCCGTAGAAATATTGTGACGGCGACATGTCACATGTGAAACATGTTAATTTTCGGGAAAACCGTAGAAAAATGTAACAAGAAACCTGCTGAACCtattgccgccgccgccaccgatgtataatattatgtaaaagagTAACGAGCAGAGCGCGTGACCCCGGTAGGCGGACTCTTCAAAACTACACTCCTTACCAAATAAGAACGCACCGGGCAAAACCGATTTTGTTGCGTACATTTGGTGCGCTCTTATTTGGTACAGGGTATAGTGAGCCACGACGCGACGACGTACCGTATTGTTGTGATCCTGCCATGCCGCCGCGATATATTTCGGCGGATTTCGTGAACAGTTGATTCGTgcgttttttaatcatatttttacagcTATAAACTGATAAACTGTAGGGcatgcaaacgttataataacgttatgattataacgttatatttgacaaaagaaatattgaaatttgtaaacgtaattaatatacggaaagcgataatcaaaaataattaaataccgcaaaacaaaacacaacgattaataaaaatatgtatcgttaagtaaaacataatttatagaataatttttatcatttttttatcattaaacgaataataacgcaaaacgtaaattatagaatattatcattgaacgaaaaataacacaaaacgaaatattttaaaatctatttataagGTCTACTGGgttcgtagaaacatttatttcttgcaaacaatctaagaatttattgtattataatattccatatcCGTGTGattacatatttgtttttattattaaatttaataggtatgaacactattttaaataacgataaacgcaaaacttgtagaacgttttagttctaaataacgataaacgcaaaacttggataacgttttaattgtaaatagggttttatattatgaaaaaaattttttcttcttttaaacgtgttcggttatagatgattagaaacaataaattgattacaCGCTTagaattaaagaaaaacatattatttttgttaatttattatttcatatttttatattctatattagtgctgaaaaatattcctgtcattattttgagaataaaaacatttttttacaagaGTTTTAAGATATTGTTGTATGTGGACCGTCAGTGACCCAAAAAATAATGGGTTGAAATAAAGTTGAAGTCAATTCCAacaatgaatgaaataatagtgtattttcagtaattataaagtgtacaaaagtcgtataatatgtgtatgtgtatgtggCTGAATGATGTGAAGGTGATCTGGgctcattatttaatacttagatcatataatttgttataagtattatagatttgttaaacaactcataaatttaataataagaattaattttatttacggaaaaaaaatttccaatcaCAAGAATATTGTGAATGATAGTTTGTGGTAAGTACACATATTAAGGTTCACATGTAATGTGAATATAAATAAGGTACAacagaataaaacaaaataaaaaaaaagaagttgacGACTATACACTTTTAGACataataagcatttttttttatttttcatcaaaatgaaaaatttcatgaaattttaaaatcattacttattgtaaataacataaaacgacCGCGGACCGTGACGTGCCGACCAGTTATAGCAATTGGCATGCCGCTGCCATATATTTCAAGTGcgttttttttaaacgtgtgtttttcatatttttatagtgataaactattaaatctaaaatctaatatcatattatcattatatttttatcatatttttttaaaatctaaagaccagatttataaatatgtacgtcATATTGTTATGCTGAGTCTATGGAGTCTTATGAGAGTGAATAATGTGGACGGTTCGTTTAATTCTGagttcaaagaaaaaaaaattttttacgcATATTTGaggatattaatttttcatatattaaggAATATTATTCAGATTGTTTagcatattttgaaatattttgtaaattgcgggacaaaaatattgattaattataaatattaatatgagtaTTATGAGGTACCTACacggaaaaatgttttttgaaattttacacaGTTTTTGGCATCATAAGTTAACGTTcactaaacaataaacatttaacatagtGGCTAACCTACTGCAATGCTGGCAGTTGTTTCATACttataatatcaacatattatgttcattttttaccGAATAttcaaatgtcaaaatattttgttttagacttttatagttttatcgtTATAGCAT from the Acyrthosiphon pisum isolate AL4f chromosome X, pea_aphid_22Mar2018_4r6ur, whole genome shotgun sequence genome contains:
- the LOC100568630 gene encoding uncharacterized protein LOC100568630, yielding MGKKSALVLYPLTKLTGILRKHISERGFRVSISMGLVISTTLIVVLGNYWKRRKYSRESAPVIKNYSYDKRKANVDVPSVSSFRIFRTSHRSQSPSIKSTNRQTSVLSSTQDYPSHCKSSEVK